The proteins below are encoded in one region of Shewanella algae:
- the fliE gene encoding flagellar hook-basal body complex protein FliE, which translates to MQIGANSLLQEMQSLKGEIAPTGFQSSPVRQVGNTTGTDFGQLLAQAVGNVSELQSTSSNLATRLEMGDTTVSLSDTVIAREKASVAFEATVQVRNKLVEAYKEIMSMPV; encoded by the coding sequence ATGCAAATAGGTGCCAATTCTTTATTGCAAGAAATGCAATCACTTAAAGGTGAAATTGCCCCAACGGGATTTCAGTCTTCGCCTGTACGCCAGGTGGGCAATACCACAGGAACTGATTTCGGCCAATTACTGGCCCAGGCCGTAGGCAATGTCAGTGAGTTGCAAAGCACATCATCCAATCTGGCCACCCGGCTGGAGATGGGCGACACCACAGTGTCTCTGTCTGACACTGTCATTGCCCGCGAGAAAGCCAGCGTCGCATTCGAGGCCACAGTGCAGGTGCGCAACAAGCTGGTCGAAGCCTACAAAGAGATTATGAGCATGCCTGTTTAA
- a CDS encoding sensor histidine kinase has product MSASPLAQLETISHHGREWIPVREAANMSNRMEHILQAMPSGVVILNGDGLVSEANPVAESLLGVPLVGQRWLTIINRAFAPQKDDGHEVSLRNGRRVKLAITPLTPEQGQLIMLTDLTETRLLQQNLSHLERLSALGKMVATLAHQIRTPLSAALLYAANLGSPRLDAGSRERFQGKLLDRLSELEQQVNDMLLIAKGKQEEACDRVPFSTVLEKVMANCEPIAARQNVELSLQIEGDSEMQVNLHGLSSAINNLVINSLEAGAKRVILRLSCDQALRLDVIDNGKGLDSKMQKQVLEPFFTTKRQGTGLGLAVVQSVVRSHGGKLDLSCKLGAGCTVTLTFPLTTDSQGGVA; this is encoded by the coding sequence ATGTCTGCAAGCCCACTGGCTCAGCTCGAAACCATCTCTCATCATGGCCGCGAATGGATCCCGGTAAGGGAAGCCGCCAATATGTCCAATCGTATGGAGCATATTCTGCAGGCCATGCCTTCGGGCGTCGTTATCCTCAATGGTGACGGCTTGGTCAGTGAAGCCAACCCGGTTGCCGAATCTTTGTTGGGTGTTCCTCTGGTTGGCCAGCGCTGGCTGACTATCATCAATCGCGCCTTCGCGCCGCAAAAAGACGATGGTCATGAAGTCTCCCTGCGTAATGGCCGCCGGGTGAAGCTGGCGATTACGCCTCTGACCCCGGAGCAGGGGCAGCTGATTATGCTGACCGATCTCACCGAAACCCGACTGTTGCAGCAAAACCTTTCCCACCTTGAACGCTTGTCTGCGCTCGGGAAAATGGTAGCCACTCTGGCGCATCAAATACGCACTCCTCTGTCTGCCGCTTTACTCTATGCCGCCAACTTGGGCAGTCCAAGGCTGGATGCCGGCTCCAGAGAGCGTTTTCAGGGCAAATTACTCGACCGGCTTTCCGAGCTGGAGCAGCAGGTCAATGATATGTTGTTGATTGCCAAAGGTAAGCAAGAGGAAGCCTGCGATAGAGTGCCGTTCTCGACGGTGCTGGAAAAAGTCATGGCCAACTGTGAGCCCATCGCTGCCAGGCAAAATGTTGAATTGAGCCTGCAAATTGAAGGCGATAGCGAGATGCAGGTCAATCTTCATGGCTTGAGTTCTGCCATCAATAATCTGGTGATCAATAGCCTGGAAGCCGGCGCCAAAAGAGTCATTTTGCGCCTGAGCTGCGATCAGGCACTGCGCCTCGATGTGATAGATAACGGCAAGGGCCTGGACAGCAAGATGCAAAAGCAGGTGCTGGAGCCTTTTTTCACCACCAAGCGTCAGGGCACAGGGCTTGGGCTGGCGGTGGTGCAGTCAGTGGTGCGCAGCCACGGCGGCAAATTGGACCTCAGCTGTAAGCTGGGTGCAGGTTGTACCGTCACGCTGACATTCCCGTTAACGACAGACTCTCAAGGAGGCGTGGCATGA
- a CDS encoding sigma-54 dependent transcriptional regulator yields the protein MMHTDQRILLVGNPSERTSRLSCVLEFIGEQVEVVAPEAIDAQSPETRCRAMILVSDGIEDEALQSLMLKLPWQPMLLLGQSNANPSNLLGKIEEPLSYSQLTELLHFCQVFGQVKRPQVPTSANQTKLFRSLVGRSDGIANVRHLINQVSGSDATVLVLGPSGTGKEVVARNIHYLSERRDGPFIPVNCGAIPPELLESELFGHEKGSFTGAISARKGRFELAEGGTLFLDEIGDMPLQMQVKLLRVLQERVFERVGGNKAITADVRVVAATHRDLETMIEGGEFREDLFYRLNVFPIEMPPLCERRDDIPLLLQELVSRVFNEGKGRVRFTQRAIDSLKEHAWSGNVRELSNLVERLTILYPGGLVDVNDLPVKYRHIDVPEYSVEVSEEQLERDALASIFNDEEPVDLPETRFPSELPPEGVNLKDLLAELEIDMIRQALDQQDNVVARAAEMLGIRRTTLVEKMRKYGMSKD from the coding sequence ATGATGCATACAGATCAACGAATTTTACTTGTCGGAAACCCCTCTGAGCGCACCAGTCGCTTATCTTGTGTTTTAGAGTTTATTGGTGAGCAAGTGGAAGTTGTGGCTCCCGAGGCTATCGACGCGCAATCTCCGGAAACTCGATGTCGGGCCATGATATTGGTCAGTGACGGCATAGAGGACGAGGCGCTGCAGTCGCTGATGCTTAAACTGCCATGGCAGCCTATGTTGCTGTTGGGGCAAAGCAATGCCAATCCTTCCAATCTACTCGGCAAGATTGAAGAACCTCTCAGCTATTCCCAACTGACTGAACTGTTGCATTTTTGCCAGGTCTTCGGTCAGGTCAAGCGGCCACAGGTACCAACCAGTGCCAACCAGACCAAGCTGTTCCGCAGCCTGGTAGGGCGCAGCGACGGCATTGCCAATGTGCGCCATCTGATTAACCAGGTTTCGGGATCTGATGCCACTGTGCTGGTGCTCGGACCCTCTGGTACCGGCAAGGAAGTGGTCGCCCGTAATATTCATTATCTTTCAGAGCGTCGCGATGGCCCTTTTATTCCGGTCAACTGCGGTGCCATTCCACCAGAGCTGTTGGAAAGTGAACTGTTTGGCCATGAGAAAGGCTCCTTTACCGGTGCTATCAGTGCCCGTAAGGGACGTTTTGAGCTGGCCGAAGGCGGCACCCTGTTCCTCGATGAGATAGGTGATATGCCGCTGCAGATGCAGGTCAAGCTGCTGCGGGTGTTGCAGGAAAGAGTATTTGAACGTGTGGGTGGCAATAAGGCGATTACCGCCGATGTGCGAGTGGTAGCTGCGACCCACAGAGATCTGGAAACCATGATTGAAGGCGGTGAATTCCGCGAAGATCTCTTCTATCGCCTCAATGTGTTCCCCATCGAAATGCCACCTCTGTGTGAGCGTCGGGATGATATTCCGCTGCTGCTGCAGGAGTTGGTCAGTCGGGTCTTCAACGAAGGCAAGGGACGGGTGCGCTTTACCCAACGCGCCATCGACTCTCTCAAGGAACACGCCTGGTCGGGCAATGTCCGCGAGCTGTCCAATCTGGTAGAAAGGTTGACTATCCTCTATCCGGGCGGCCTGGTCGATGTTAACGACCTGCCGGTTAAGTATCGCCATATCGATGTGCCCGAGTATTCGGTCGAGGTCAGTGAAGAGCAACTGGAGCGTGATGCCTTGGCATCGATCTTCAATGACGAAGAGCCGGTCGATTTGCCAGAGACACGTTTCCCCAGTGAGCTGCCTCCGGAAGGGGTCAATCTCAAGGATCTCTTGGCCGAATTGGAAATCGATATGATACGTCAGGCGCTGGATCAGCAGGACAACGTTGTTGCCCGCGCCGCTGAAATGCTGGGTATTCGCCGCACCACCTTGGTGGAGAAAATGCGCAAATACGGCATGAGTAAAGACTAA
- the fliS gene encoding flagellar export chaperone FliS — MRGSLQSYRKVSLESEISVASPHRIIQLMFNGALERIAQSRYAIEQGDQSSKGIFINKAIGIITGLSNSLNMEAGGEIAKNLSNLYDFMLRRISEANLNNDVQALDDVAAVLRDIKEAWDAIPADKHHLTAHEENR; from the coding sequence ATGAGAGGGTCGCTACAGTCTTATCGTAAGGTGTCATTGGAGAGTGAAATCTCAGTTGCATCACCGCACAGGATCATTCAGTTGATGTTCAACGGCGCATTGGAGCGTATTGCCCAGAGTCGTTACGCCATAGAGCAAGGCGACCAGTCGTCCAAGGGAATTTTCATCAACAAAGCGATTGGTATTATCACAGGTCTCAGCAACAGCCTGAATATGGAAGCCGGTGGTGAGATAGCCAAGAATCTCAGCAACCTTTACGACTTTATGCTGCGGCGTATCTCTGAGGCCAATCTGAATAATGATGTTCAGGCGCTGGATGATGTTGCAGCCGTGCTGCGGGACATCAAAGAAGCCTGGGATGCCATTCCCGCTGATAAACATCACCTTACGGCTCACGAAGAAAACCGTTGA
- a CDS encoding sigma-54-dependent transcriptional regulator: protein MSEAKILLVEDDAALREALLDTLLLASYECVDVASAEEAITALKGNRFDMVISDVQMEGIGGMGLLDYLRQQHPQLPILLMTAYATIDNAVSAIKLGAVDYLAKPFAPQVLLNQVSRYLRPKVVSGGPVVADEKSLALLALAQRVAASEASVMISGPSGSGKEVLARYIHQHSQRPDGPFVAINCAAIPENMLEATLFGYEKGAFTGAYQACPGKFEQAHGGTLLLDEISEMELALQAKLLRVLQEREVERLGGRKTIKLDVRVLATSNRDLKDMVAKGEFREDLYYRINVFPLAWPALNQRPADIIPLAKHLLARHAENAAINPVPALSDAAVRRLLAHRWPGNVRELDNVIQRALILSQGQIEAGDIIIDLQDVALGETTAPETPEALGDELKAQEHVIILETLAQCQGSRKLVAEKLGISARTLRYKMARMREMGIEVPA from the coding sequence ATGAGCGAAGCAAAAATTTTGTTGGTGGAAGACGATGCCGCGCTTCGGGAAGCACTGCTCGATACCTTGCTGCTCGCCAGTTATGAGTGCGTCGATGTCGCCAGCGCCGAAGAAGCGATAACCGCTTTGAAAGGTAATCGTTTTGATATGGTGATAAGCGATGTGCAGATGGAAGGTATCGGCGGTATGGGGCTGCTGGATTATCTGCGTCAGCAACATCCGCAGCTGCCGATCCTGTTGATGACAGCCTATGCCACCATCGACAATGCCGTCAGCGCAATCAAGCTGGGGGCCGTGGATTATCTCGCCAAGCCGTTTGCCCCTCAGGTATTGCTCAATCAGGTGAGTCGCTATTTACGCCCCAAGGTGGTTAGCGGCGGCCCAGTGGTGGCCGATGAAAAGAGCCTGGCCTTGCTGGCACTGGCGCAGCGGGTGGCCGCCTCAGAAGCCTCTGTGATGATAAGTGGCCCCAGCGGTTCGGGTAAAGAAGTGCTGGCTCGCTACATTCATCAGCACAGCCAAAGGCCTGACGGGCCTTTTGTGGCGATTAACTGTGCCGCCATCCCGGAAAATATGCTGGAAGCCACCTTGTTTGGCTACGAGAAAGGCGCCTTTACCGGGGCTTATCAGGCTTGCCCCGGTAAGTTTGAACAGGCTCATGGCGGCACCCTGTTGCTCGATGAAATTTCCGAGATGGAGCTGGCATTGCAGGCCAAGCTGCTGCGGGTACTGCAGGAGCGCGAGGTTGAACGTTTGGGGGGGCGCAAGACCATCAAGCTCGATGTCCGGGTGCTGGCAACCTCCAACCGGGATCTAAAAGATATGGTGGCCAAGGGCGAGTTTCGCGAAGACCTTTATTACAGGATCAATGTGTTTCCGCTTGCCTGGCCGGCACTGAACCAAAGACCGGCGGATATCATCCCATTGGCCAAACATCTGTTGGCACGTCACGCTGAAAACGCGGCGATTAACCCGGTTCCAGCTCTCAGCGATGCTGCAGTGCGGCGTTTGTTGGCCCACCGCTGGCCGGGGAATGTCCGTGAGCTGGATAATGTGATCCAGCGGGCGTTGATCTTGAGTCAAGGGCAGATAGAAGCGGGCGATATTATTATCGATTTGCAGGATGTTGCTCTGGGAGAGACCACGGCCCCGGAAACGCCTGAAGCGCTCGGTGATGAGCTCAAGGCTCAGGAGCATGTGATTATTCTCGAGACTCTGGCCCAGTGTCAGGGCAGTCGCAAACTGGTGGCAGAGAAATTGGGGATCAGCGCCCGCACTCTCAGATACAAGATGGCGCGCATGCGCGAGATGGGCATAGAGGTGCCCGCCTGA